A genomic window from Gemmatimonadaceae bacterium includes:
- a CDS encoding response regulator transcription factor translates to MSFASSPNRPTVMIVDDSASMRALIASLVAGIAGEIIECDDGSVAIRQFRERRPDLVLMDIGMRGTDGLTATRAIRLNDASAQIVIVTDYAGDPLRRAARDAGAIGFFQKDQLAELPGWLVAFTTGFPAS, encoded by the coding sequence ATGAGCTTCGCGTCCTCCCCCAATCGGCCCACCGTGATGATCGTCGACGACAGCGCCAGTATGCGCGCGTTGATTGCATCGTTGGTCGCGGGCATCGCCGGCGAGATCATCGAATGTGACGACGGCAGCGTCGCGATCCGGCAGTTCCGCGAGCGCCGCCCCGACCTGGTGCTGATGGACATCGGGATGCGCGGTACCGATGGGCTGACGGCGACTCGTGCCATCCGACTTAACGACGCATCGGCGCAGATCGTAATCGTGACCGACTACGCCGGCGACCCGCTGCGACGCGCTGCCCGCGATGCGGGGGCAATCGGGTTCTTCCAGAAGGACCAGTTGGCTGAGCTGCCGGGGTGGCTGGTGGCATTTACGACGGGGTTCCCAGCGTCGTGA
- a CDS encoding TldD/PmbA family protein, which yields MEALNAARLAGASWADVRVQRQRRQNLGTREQQVTNVLDTDTIGCGVRVLVDGTWGFAATRALTTDGVARAARQAVALARANRVARDREVRLAAAPTHPNATWKSSYTIDPWSVPVEEKVALLFQANAAAQRVSNIRFVNSNLSFVKEERSYANTEGSVISQDVVRSWVTMSVTAISDDRTQVATRGPEVVQPMGRGWEYVLDADIVNNATVWAEQAREKLSAKSVEVGRWDLILHPSQLFLTIHESIGHPTELDRAMGYEANYAGTSFIAPPDDVLGKLKLGPEHLTIRGDRSEAGALATIGYDDDGVQPDEFDIVKNGVFWDYQTTREQAEWLRPWYEKNGMPVRSHGCAYAQSWSDVAFQRMPNVSIVPDQRVDRSWDDLIAATDKGIAMIGRASYSIDQQRYNAQFGAQICYEVRGGKIVGQLKDVAYVMRTPEFWNSIDLIGGKSSYELGGTFNDGKGQPGQANAVSHGCPPCRFKDINVINTGVTL from the coding sequence ATGGAGGCGCTCAACGCCGCCAGGCTCGCGGGCGCTTCCTGGGCCGACGTGCGCGTCCAGCGCCAACGCCGCCAGAACTTGGGCACCCGCGAACAGCAGGTCACCAACGTGCTCGATACGGACACCATCGGCTGCGGCGTGCGCGTGCTGGTGGACGGTACTTGGGGTTTCGCCGCCACGCGGGCGCTGACCACCGACGGCGTCGCGCGCGCCGCGCGGCAGGCCGTGGCGCTCGCCCGCGCCAACCGCGTGGCACGCGATCGCGAAGTCCGCCTCGCCGCCGCACCCACGCATCCCAACGCCACGTGGAAGTCGAGCTACACGATCGACCCGTGGTCCGTGCCCGTCGAGGAGAAAGTCGCGCTGCTCTTCCAGGCCAATGCAGCCGCGCAGCGCGTGAGCAACATCCGCTTCGTCAACTCCAACCTCTCCTTCGTCAAGGAAGAGCGCAGCTACGCCAACACCGAAGGCTCGGTCATCAGCCAGGACGTCGTGCGCAGCTGGGTCACGATGTCCGTCACCGCCATCAGCGACGACCGCACACAGGTCGCCACGCGCGGGCCGGAAGTCGTGCAGCCGATGGGGCGCGGCTGGGAGTACGTGCTCGACGCCGACATCGTCAACAACGCCACCGTCTGGGCGGAGCAGGCGCGCGAGAAGCTCAGCGCCAAGTCTGTCGAAGTCGGGCGCTGGGATCTCATCCTGCATCCGTCGCAACTCTTCCTCACGATCCACGAGAGCATCGGGCACCCCACAGAGCTTGACCGCGCGATGGGCTACGAGGCCAACTACGCCGGCACCAGCTTCATCGCCCCGCCCGACGACGTGCTCGGCAAGCTCAAGCTCGGCCCCGAACACCTCACCATCCGCGGCGACCGCTCCGAGGCCGGCGCGCTGGCCACCATCGGCTATGACGACGACGGCGTGCAGCCGGATGAGTTCGACATCGTCAAGAACGGCGTCTTCTGGGACTACCAGACCACGCGCGAGCAGGCCGAGTGGCTGCGGCCGTGGTACGAGAAGAACGGGATGCCGGTGCGCTCGCACGGTTGCGCCTACGCGCAGAGTTGGAGCGATGTCGCCTTCCAGCGGATGCCCAACGTCAGCATCGTGCCTGACCAGCGCGTGGACCGCAGCTGGGACGACCTCATCGCCGCCACCGACAAGGGCATCGCAATGATCGGCCGCGCGTCGTACTCGATCGACCAGCAGCGCTACAACGCGCAGTTCGGCGCGCAGATCTGCTATGAGGTGCGCGGCGGTAAGATCGTCGGCCAGCTCAAGGACGTCGCCTACGTGATGCGCACACCCGAGTTCTGGAACTCCATCGACCTCATCGGCGGTAAGTCGTCCTACGAACTCGGCGGCACCTTCAACGACGGCAAGGGCCAGCCCGGCCAGGCCAACGCCGTCTCGCACGGCTGCCCGCCCTGCCGCTTCAAGGACATCAACGTGATCAACACGGGGGTGACGCTGTGA
- a CDS encoding response regulator transcription factor — translation MSARSVLLADDHPLFRRGLVDAIRSDGSFTIVAEANDGEQAFALIERHKPRVALLDVDMPKKNGLDVLAAVVGAALPTACVMLTGHDDGDIVRRALSLGAKGFMLKDAAVPDIITCLTLVAEGRSYVAPTLAGHLVAADGARLGSVSGNLDALSPAERRVLRLVALEHTTEQIGKELGISPKTVEHHRSHIISKLGLKGSNALLRYAVEHRARLR, via the coding sequence GTGAGCGCCCGCAGCGTTCTGCTCGCCGATGATCATCCGCTGTTTCGCCGCGGGCTCGTGGATGCCATTCGCTCGGACGGCAGCTTCACGATTGTCGCCGAGGCCAACGACGGCGAGCAAGCGTTCGCGTTGATCGAGCGCCACAAGCCGCGCGTGGCGTTGCTGGACGTGGATATGCCGAAGAAGAATGGGCTCGACGTGCTCGCCGCGGTCGTCGGCGCCGCGCTCCCCACGGCCTGCGTGATGCTCACCGGCCACGATGACGGCGACATCGTGCGGCGCGCGCTTTCGCTCGGCGCCAAGGGATTTATGCTCAAGGATGCCGCCGTGCCCGACATCATCACCTGTCTCACCCTGGTGGCTGAAGGGCGCTCCTACGTCGCGCCGACGCTCGCGGGGCACTTGGTCGCGGCGGACGGCGCACGACTCGGGAGCGTGAGCGGCAACTTGGACGCGCTGAGTCCCGCCGAGCGCCGCGTCCTGCGACTCGTGGCGCTGGAGCACACCACCGAGCAGATCGGGAAGGAGTTGGGAATCAGCCCCAAGACCGTGGAGCATCACCGCTCGCACATCATCAGCAAGCTCGGGCTCAAAGGCTCCAATGCACTGCTCCGCTATGCCGTGGAGCATCGCGCGCGGTTGCGCTGA